The following proteins come from a genomic window of Phnomibacter ginsenosidimutans:
- a CDS encoding M1 family metallopeptidase — protein sequence MMKKWLMICFGLAATAGLQAQDIRNNPTSNHGNKFEQLGTILPTANEYRTASGAPGPKYWQQRADYKISCELDEAKLELRGKETITYFNNSPDVLTYLWLQLDENEHDPNSNNNVFDESGMRPNMSVGELAGIDKKALLEGHGDKIDYIKDATGKALKYTINQTMMRIDLPVPLKPGQQYVLNIGWHYKIPNRMTLGGRGGYEFFPKDGNNVFTMAQWFPRLCVYSDFQGWQNHQFTGRGEFALVFGNYDVEMTVPADHVVGATGECQNYQAVLSPAQFARWQKVQTSKDVMEIVTLDEAKKAELAKASAKKTWKYKANMVRDFAWTSSRKFVWDALPTYVEGKKVMSMSYYPKEAYNLWRTYSTKVVAHTIKSYSKFSIPYPYPVAISVEASNGMEYPMICFNNGRCAEDGTYTEATKYSMIGVIVHEVGHNFFPMIVNSDERQWSWMDEGLNTFVQYLTEELFDNKYPSRRGPAWAIVDYMKLPKNQLEPIMTNSENIIQFGPNAYSKPATGLNILRETIMGRELFDFAFREYSRRWAFKHPTPADLFRTMEDASAVDLDWFWRGWFYSIDACDISLDSVLSFRINDKLGAPPSRPGNDTFYVAKPAVNAFEDISKIRNREDKSIVFETDRDTTLRDFYWYYARGMKNVDNSPIVRERTPGEAITAEDPAPFKDKWFYELRLSNKGGLVMPVIIEWTFADGSKEVDRIPAEIWRKNELQISKVFMKNKEVKAVLIDPMRETADINETNNRWPAVGAPSRFQLFKGGFRNRNAGAALPNPMQREIK from the coding sequence ATGATGAAAAAATGGCTGATGATTTGCTTCGGATTGGCCGCTACAGCAGGCCTGCAGGCGCAGGACATCCGAAACAACCCCACCAGTAACCACGGCAACAAGTTTGAGCAGCTGGGTACCATACTGCCCACCGCCAACGAATACCGCACAGCCAGTGGTGCTCCCGGTCCTAAATACTGGCAGCAGCGGGCCGATTACAAAATCAGTTGCGAACTGGATGAGGCCAAACTGGAACTGCGGGGTAAAGAAACCATTACGTACTTCAACAACAGCCCGGATGTACTCACCTACCTGTGGCTGCAGTTGGACGAGAATGAACATGACCCCAACTCAAACAACAACGTGTTTGACGAAAGCGGCATGCGCCCCAATATGAGTGTTGGCGAACTCGCCGGCATCGACAAAAAAGCTTTGCTCGAAGGCCATGGCGATAAAATTGATTACATCAAGGATGCCACTGGCAAAGCACTGAAGTATACCATCAACCAAACCATGATGCGCATTGACCTGCCCGTGCCCCTGAAGCCCGGTCAGCAATACGTACTCAACATTGGCTGGCACTACAAAATTCCGAACCGCATGACGCTTGGCGGCCGTGGTGGTTATGAGTTTTTTCCAAAAGATGGCAACAATGTATTTACCATGGCACAGTGGTTTCCCCGCTTGTGTGTATACAGCGATTTTCAGGGATGGCAAAACCATCAGTTTACCGGCCGTGGCGAATTTGCCCTCGTGTTTGGTAACTATGATGTAGAAATGACCGTGCCTGCTGACCACGTAGTAGGTGCTACCGGCGAATGCCAAAACTATCAGGCTGTACTGAGCCCTGCACAGTTTGCCCGTTGGCAAAAAGTACAGACTTCAAAAGACGTAATGGAAATCGTTACGCTGGATGAAGCCAAGAAAGCCGAACTGGCCAAAGCTTCTGCTAAAAAAACATGGAAGTACAAAGCCAATATGGTGCGTGACTTTGCCTGGACCAGCAGCCGCAAATTTGTGTGGGATGCATTGCCCACTTATGTAGAAGGCAAAAAGGTAATGAGCATGAGCTACTACCCCAAAGAAGCCTACAACCTGTGGCGTACATACAGTACTAAAGTAGTAGCACATACCATTAAATCGTACAGCAAGTTTTCTATTCCTTACCCCTATCCGGTGGCTATTAGTGTGGAAGCCAGCAACGGTATGGAGTACCCTATGATTTGCTTCAACAACGGTCGTTGTGCAGAAGATGGCACTTACACCGAAGCCACCAAGTACAGCATGATTGGTGTAATTGTGCACGAAGTGGGCCACAACTTCTTCCCGATGATTGTGAACAGCGACGAACGCCAGTGGAGCTGGATGGACGAAGGCCTGAACACTTTTGTACAGTACCTTACCGAAGAATTGTTCGACAATAAATATCCTAGCCGCCGTGGGCCGGCATGGGCTATTGTAGACTACATGAAGCTCCCCAAAAATCAACTGGAGCCCATCATGACCAACAGCGAAAACATTATTCAGTTTGGTCCAAACGCTTACAGCAAACCAGCCACCGGCCTCAATATTTTGCGTGAAACCATCATGGGTCGTGAGCTGTTTGATTTTGCCTTCCGTGAGTACTCTCGTCGTTGGGCTTTCAAACATCCTACACCTGCCGATTTGTTCCGCACCATGGAAGATGCCAGTGCTGTTGACCTCGACTGGTTTTGGCGTGGTTGGTTCTACAGCATCGATGCCTGTGATATTTCACTGGACTCTGTGCTGAGCTTCCGCATCAACGACAAATTGGGTGCACCACCAAGCCGCCCCGGCAACGATACCTTTTACGTGGCCAAGCCTGCCGTAAATGCATTTGAAGACATCTCTAAAATTCGCAACCGCGAAGACAAGAGCATTGTGTTTGAAACAGACCGCGACACAACGCTGCGTGACTTTTACTGGTACTATGCCCGTGGCATGAAGAATGTAGACAACAGTCCTATTGTACGGGAACGTACACCAGGCGAAGCTATTACTGCAGAAGATCCGGCACCATTCAAAGACAAGTGGTTTTACGAACTGCGTTTGTCGAACAAAGGTGGTTTGGTAATGCCTGTGATTATTGAATGGACTTTTGCCGACGGCAGCAAAGAAGTAGACCGCATTCCTGCTGAAATCTGGCGCAAGAATGAATTGCAGATCAGCAAGGTGTTCATGAAAAACAAAGAAGTAAAAGCTGTTTTGATTGACCCCATGCGTGAAACCGCCGACATCAACGAGACCAACAACCGTTGGCCAGCCGTGGGTGCTCCCAGCCGTTTCCAATTGTTCAAGGGAGGCTTCCGCAACCGCAACGCCGGTGCTGCATTGCCCAACCCCATGCAGCGGGAAATTAAATAA